One window of Deltaproteobacteria bacterium genomic DNA carries:
- a CDS encoding Gfo/Idh/MocA family oxidoreductase: MMAKIPVAVIGVGYLGKYHAEKYAASPKAELVAVVDVDGARASEIAAQLGTTALRDYRELFGKVRCASIAVPTRYHHEVAKKILAQGIDALVEKPLAMDFSQGQELVEVARQHNSILQVGHLERFNPAIRRLEGVIHDPKFVECHRLAPFIERGTDVDVVLDLMIHDIDVIASLVRSPVKRVESVGVPVLTEKPDIANARITFANGCIANVTASRVSLKRERKVRFFQPDAYISIDYDQRRAQIFHKPAPGATWLDIKYETIEIKEGDALADEIDSFLDCVESRATPLVSGSEGLLALEIASMISAQLQPGAIA, from the coding sequence ATTATGGCGAAGATTCCGGTGGCGGTGATTGGCGTCGGTTATCTCGGCAAATATCACGCCGAGAAGTACGCGGCGTCGCCCAAGGCGGAGCTGGTCGCGGTGGTCGACGTCGATGGCGCGCGGGCCAGTGAAATTGCCGCGCAATTAGGCACTACGGCGTTGCGCGACTACCGGGAGCTGTTCGGCAAGGTGCGCTGCGCCAGCATCGCGGTGCCGACGCGCTACCATCACGAAGTTGCCAAGAAGATACTGGCGCAAGGCATCGATGCGCTGGTGGAGAAGCCACTGGCGATGGATTTCTCCCAGGGCCAGGAACTGGTGGAGGTTGCACGCCAGCACAATAGCATTCTCCAGGTAGGACACTTGGAGCGCTTTAACCCGGCGATTCGGCGTTTGGAAGGCGTCATTCACGACCCCAAGTTCGTTGAGTGCCACCGCTTGGCGCCGTTTATCGAGCGCGGCACTGACGTCGACGTAGTCTTGGACTTGATGATTCACGATATCGATGTGATTGCGAGCTTGGTGCGCTCGCCGGTCAAGCGCGTCGAATCGGTCGGCGTGCCGGTCTTGACCGAGAAGCCCGATATCGCCAACGCGCGCATTACCTTTGCAAACGGCTGCATCGCCAACGTGACCGCGAGCCGCGTCTCACTCAAGCGCGAGCGCAAGGTGCGCTTTTTTCAGCCAGACGCTTACATCTCCATCGATTACGACCAGCGCCGGGCGCAGATCTTTCACAAACCTGCGCCGGGCGCCACCTGGCTCGATATCAAATACGAAACCATCGAAATCAAAGAAGGCGACGCCCTCGCCGACGAGATCGATTCATTTCTTGACTGCGTCGAGAGTCGCGCCACGCCGTTGGTCAGCGGTAGCGAAGGCCTGCTCGCCCTGGAGATTGCGTCGATGATCAGCGCGCAGCTCCAACCCGGCGCGATTGCCTGA
- the waaF gene encoding lipopolysaccharide heptosyltransferase II — MADALWQRVLLVQTSFLGDTVLTLPLIAEIKRRFPAAHLAVLCNPAGYDILQNHPAIDELIVDDKRRADRGLSGLRRQAQQLKEKSFSLAMTPHKSLRTALLLWLAQIPHRVGFAQSAGWFLFHARAQRDPAQHDVVRNLAVLTPLGIKPEDCRQALHLPVGENLREKVAAKLAGLGYDSSLPAIGINPGSVWPMKRWSAAGFAQVVEQACREYHCQAIIFGGPEDRETATHIAALCQAKLINSAGVFSLTELPAAISFCKLFITNDSGPMHIAVARNIPTVAIFCATTPDLGFYPYSSNAIVVEKRLHCRPCSAHGGRRCPLGSADCVRLIEPALVLAAVRKLMDRQAREGAAPAQPFTPEFLSV; from the coding sequence ATGGCCGATGCCCTTTGGCAAAGGGTCTTGCTGGTGCAAACCAGTTTTCTGGGCGATACGGTGCTCACCTTGCCGCTGATCGCTGAAATCAAGCGGCGCTTTCCGGCGGCCCATCTGGCCGTGCTATGCAACCCTGCCGGCTACGATATTCTGCAAAACCATCCCGCCATTGATGAGCTGATCGTCGATGATAAGCGGCGCGCCGACCGCGGCTTATCCGGTCTGCGCCGTCAGGCGCAGCAGCTCAAAGAAAAATCCTTCAGCTTGGCCATGACGCCGCACAAGTCGCTGCGCACCGCGCTGCTCTTGTGGTTGGCGCAGATTCCCCATCGCGTTGGTTTCGCGCAAAGCGCGGGCTGGTTCTTGTTTCACGCCCGCGCGCAGCGCGACCCAGCGCAGCATGACGTCGTGCGCAATCTTGCCGTTTTAACGCCCCTCGGAATCAAACCCGAAGATTGCCGCCAAGCACTGCATCTGCCAGTCGGCGAAAACCTGCGGGAAAAAGTCGCAGCGAAATTGGCCGGGCTTGGTTACGATTCGAGCTTGCCGGCCATTGGCATCAACCCGGGTTCGGTGTGGCCGATGAAGCGCTGGTCAGCCGCAGGCTTTGCCCAGGTGGTCGAGCAAGCCTGCCGGGAATACCACTGCCAGGCGATTATTTTTGGCGGGCCCGAAGACCGCGAAACGGCAACGCATATAGCCGCGCTTTGCCAGGCAAAGCTGATCAACAGCGCCGGCGTATTTTCACTCACTGAGCTGCCGGCGGCGATAAGCTTTTGTAAATTGTTCATAACCAACGATAGCGGCCCGATGCACATTGCCGTCGCTCGAAATATTCCCACAGTGGCGATCTTTTGCGCGACGACGCCGGACCTGGGCTTTTATCCGTACTCTTCCAACGCCATCGTGGTTGAAAAGAGACTCCACTGTCGCCCGTGCAGTGCCCACGGCGGGCGGCGTTGTCCGCTGGGCAGCGCCGATTGCGTGCGGTTGATTGAACCCGCCCTTGTGCTTGCCGCGGTGCGAAAGTTAATGGACCGGCAGGCGCGCGAAGGCGCGGCGCCGGCGCAACCGTTCACACCAGAGTTTCTGTCCGTCTAA
- a CDS encoding ATP-binding cassette domain-containing protein, translating into MICMLAYGATDGAIPFLVQHVMDDVFGKRDASTLSYLPLLVVGVFAVRGVLNFGQHYLSDYVGLRIINDVRNALNAHLQTLSVAFFYRHPTGTLISRVNNDVGLLRSALTDAIASFLKDSTSLIVLVTVAFLKDWVLASIAFVVFPLSVLPVIRLSKKIKRFTKRGQISSGTLTSVLQETIQGNRIVKAFGMEEYENKRFTDENYRLFKQSLRASRIKSSVAPSMELLASFGIGSVVWYGGWSVIAGGRSQGEFMAFMAAMFLMYQPFKSLTKTYTLVQQGIAGAERVFEILDQRTEVTEKEDARPAQPFRDAIVFHNVDFSYGEKRVLNNINLTVRAGEMVALVGMSGVGKSTLADLIPRFYDVTAGKITIDGVDVRDLTLRSLRAQIGIVSQHTFLFNDTVRNNIAYGDPARPMADVIRAAKTAHAHEFIEGLANGYDSQIGEMGMQLSGGQRQRIAIARALLKDAPILILDEATSSLDVESERVVQDALETLITTRTTLVIAHRLSTIRKADRIVVIVDGRVVEEGSHDDLMARKSEYSRLYSMQLLEEESATTVETIH; encoded by the coding sequence ATGATCTGCATGCTTGCCTATGGCGCCACCGACGGCGCGATTCCCTTTCTCGTGCAGCATGTGATGGACGATGTGTTCGGCAAGAGAGACGCATCCACGCTTTCCTATTTGCCCTTGCTCGTGGTCGGTGTCTTTGCTGTGCGCGGCGTGCTGAACTTCGGTCAGCACTACCTGAGCGACTACGTTGGGTTGCGCATCATCAACGATGTCCGCAACGCCCTCAACGCCCACCTGCAAACCCTTTCGGTGGCGTTCTTTTACCGTCACCCCACCGGCACGTTGATCTCGCGGGTCAACAACGACGTCGGTTTGCTACGCTCGGCGCTCACCGATGCGATCGCCTCCTTCTTAAAAGACTCGACTTCGTTGATTGTGCTGGTGACGGTGGCGTTTCTGAAGGACTGGGTGCTGGCGTCGATTGCATTTGTGGTTTTTCCGTTATCGGTGCTGCCAGTGATTCGACTGAGCAAGAAAATCAAGCGCTTTACCAAACGCGGGCAGATCTCCAGCGGCACGCTGACTTCGGTTTTGCAGGAGACCATCCAAGGCAATCGCATCGTTAAAGCCTTCGGTATGGAAGAGTACGAGAACAAACGCTTCACCGACGAGAACTATCGCTTATTCAAACAGTCGCTGCGCGCCAGCCGCATCAAATCGTCGGTGGCGCCATCGATGGAGTTGTTGGCCTCCTTCGGCATCGGCTCGGTGGTCTGGTACGGTGGTTGGAGCGTCATTGCCGGCGGGCGCAGCCAGGGCGAATTCATGGCATTCATGGCGGCGATGTTTCTGATGTATCAACCGTTCAAGAGCTTGACCAAGACTTACACGCTAGTACAGCAGGGGATTGCCGGTGCTGAGCGGGTTTTTGAAATTCTCGATCAGCGCACGGAGGTCACAGAGAAGGAAGACGCCCGGCCGGCGCAACCGTTTCGCGACGCCATTGTCTTTCACAACGTCGACTTTAGCTACGGCGAGAAGCGGGTTTTGAACAACATCAATTTGACCGTGCGGGCGGGGGAAATGGTTGCCCTGGTGGGCATGAGCGGCGTGGGCAAGAGCACGCTGGCTGACCTGATTCCGCGTTTCTACGACGTGACGGCCGGCAAGATTACCATCGACGGTGTCGACGTCCGCGACTTGACCTTGAGATCGCTGCGGGCGCAGATCGGCATCGTGTCGCAGCACACGTTTTTGTTCAACGACACGGTGCGCAACAACATTGCCTATGGCGACCCGGCGCGGCCGATGGCGGATGTGATCCGGGCGGCGAAAACCGCTCATGCGCATGAATTCATTGAAGGGCTGGCCAACGGTTATGATTCCCAAATCGGCGAAATGGGCATGCAGCTTTCCGGCGGCCAGCGCCAACGTATTGCGATTGCCCGAGCGCTGCTCAAGGATGCGCCGATCTTGATCCTGGACGAAGCGACGTCGTCGCTGGACGTCGAGAGCGAAAGGGTCGTGCAAGATGCCCTGGAGACCTTGATAACGACGCGCACGACACTTGTGATTGCGCACCGCTTATCGACGATTCGCAAAGCCGACCGCATCGTGGTGATCGTCGACGGCCGCGTTGTCGAGGAAGGCAGCCACGACGACTTGATGGCGCGCAAGAGCGAGTATAGCCGGCTCTATTCCATGCAACTTCTTGAAGAGGAGTCGGCCACGACGGTGGAGACCATACACTGA
- the fabZ gene encoding 3-hydroxyacyl-ACP dehydratase FabZ: MMDINEIVKHLPHRYPFLLVDRIVEIQGEEKIVGIKNVSMNESFFQGHFPHHPVMPGVLICEALAQVGAILAHVARGGNDEKKVFVLTGLDNVKFKRPVEPGDQLRLELTSSKRRGSYWKMQGVASVDGKIAAQAEISAMEVDLDP, from the coding sequence ATGATGGACATAAACGAGATCGTCAAACATTTACCCCATCGCTATCCGTTTCTCCTGGTCGACCGCATCGTCGAGATCCAGGGCGAAGAGAAGATCGTTGGTATCAAAAATGTCTCGATGAACGAGAGTTTTTTTCAAGGCCATTTTCCCCATCATCCGGTGATGCCCGGGGTGTTGATTTGCGAGGCGCTGGCTCAGGTGGGCGCGATCTTGGCCCACGTCGCGCGTGGCGGCAACGATGAGAAAAAAGTGTTCGTTCTCACCGGCCTCGACAACGTCAAATTCAAGCGGCCGGTGGAGCCCGGCGATCAATTGCGTTTAGAACTGACGTCGTCGAAGCGGCGCGGTTCCTACTGGAAAATGCAAGGGGTTGCTTCGGTGGACGGCAAGATCGCCGCGCAAGCCGAAATCTCTGCGATGGAAGTTGACCTGGACCCATGA
- a CDS encoding LpxI family protein: protein MAVSANAKSVGLIAGNGKFPLIFAQEAKRQGYRVVAVAHRGETAEEIATVADAITWIYVGQLGKIIRTFQQAGVRQAVMAGGIRKVKLFGNFRPDLRGVSFLARMKSREDDALLRGIAGELERDGIQVIESTFCLADIMPKVGALTSHEPTTAQRHDIEIGFAAAKEIGRLGIGQTVVVKDRVIVAVEAIEGTDAAILRGGSLAKGGCVVVKVSKPHQDLRFDVPAVGVETIKSMAQAGASVLAVEAEKTILLEKEALLAEAQRAGIVVVAVSS from the coding sequence GTGGCTGTTTCTGCCAACGCAAAGAGTGTCGGCCTGATTGCCGGCAACGGCAAATTCCCGCTGATCTTTGCCCAGGAAGCCAAGCGCCAAGGCTACCGAGTCGTGGCTGTCGCGCATCGTGGTGAAACCGCCGAAGAAATTGCAACCGTCGCCGATGCCATTACCTGGATCTACGTCGGCCAGCTGGGCAAGATCATCCGCACGTTTCAGCAAGCCGGCGTCAGGCAGGCCGTCATGGCGGGCGGCATCCGCAAGGTCAAGCTGTTTGGCAATTTCCGTCCGGACCTGCGCGGTGTAAGTTTTTTGGCGCGCATGAAAAGCCGTGAGGATGACGCTCTGCTGCGCGGCATCGCCGGTGAACTGGAGCGCGATGGCATCCAAGTTATCGAATCGACGTTTTGCCTGGCGGACATTATGCCCAAGGTTGGCGCCTTAACGAGTCACGAGCCGACTACGGCGCAACGGCACGATATCGAGATCGGTTTCGCCGCGGCGAAGGAGATTGGCCGTCTTGGGATCGGCCAAACCGTGGTGGTGAAGGATCGCGTTATCGTGGCTGTCGAGGCGATTGAAGGAACGGACGCGGCGATTCTGCGCGGCGGCTCACTCGCCAAGGGTGGCTGTGTCGTCGTCAAAGTCAGTAAGCCGCATCAGGATTTGCGCTTTGATGTGCCCGCGGTGGGAGTGGAGACGATCAAGAGCATGGCCCAGGCCGGCGCCAGCGTCTTGGCCGTGGAAGCTGAAAAGACCATCTTGCTCGAAAAAGAAGCATTGCTGGCGGAAGCGCAGCGCGCCGGCATTGTCGTTGTCGCGGTGAGCAGCTAG
- a CDS encoding lipid-A-disaccharide synthase, with product MSAGGKQVMLVVGEASGDIHGAHLVQALLRRDPSLRIFGVAGEQLRRTRFESLFDVSEIAGMGLTELFGNLRRLWGAYQLLRRSLRERRPNLLVLIDFPEINLRLAKLAKELRVPVLYYVSPQIWAWRRGRVRQIARWVDRMAVIFPFEVPFYERHGVKVTFVGHPLLDTIGVPKDKEQLRAKLGLEAGKFIIALLPGSRRKEVANHLPAMLTAARQLHRAADVQILCVRASTIGQEELGELSDFQEPKIRIVSEDRYDAIGAADLVWVASGTATLETGLLLKPMIIVYRMSWLTYWLARLLVRVEAIGMVNLIAGEKLAPELIQGELTPARIVAESQAILNDDAKRASIIERLKKLRERLGAPGASERVADIAVAMMA from the coding sequence ATGAGCGCAGGCGGTAAACAAGTCATGCTGGTGGTCGGCGAGGCTTCCGGCGATATTCACGGCGCCCATCTCGTGCAAGCGTTGCTGCGGCGCGACCCCTCGCTGAGAATTTTTGGTGTAGCGGGAGAGCAACTGCGGCGCACGCGGTTTGAAAGCTTGTTCGATGTTTCCGAGATCGCCGGCATGGGACTTACTGAGTTGTTCGGCAATCTCAGGCGCCTGTGGGGCGCCTATCAGCTCCTGCGCCGTTCGCTGCGCGAGCGCCGGCCGAATCTATTGGTCTTGATCGATTTTCCGGAGATCAATCTGCGGCTGGCCAAATTGGCTAAAGAGCTGCGCGTGCCGGTCCTATATTATGTCAGCCCGCAGATCTGGGCCTGGCGCCGCGGCCGGGTGCGCCAGATCGCCCGTTGGGTCGATCGCATGGCGGTGATTTTTCCATTTGAAGTGCCGTTCTACGAGCGCCATGGCGTGAAGGTGACTTTCGTCGGTCATCCATTGCTCGACACGATTGGCGTGCCTAAAGATAAAGAGCAGCTGCGCGCCAAGCTCGGATTAGAAGCGGGGAAATTTATAATTGCATTGCTGCCCGGAAGCCGGCGCAAAGAAGTGGCCAACCATCTGCCCGCCATGCTGACCGCGGCGCGGCAGCTTCATCGCGCGGCCGATGTTCAGATTCTCTGCGTGCGTGCCAGCACTATTGGCCAAGAGGAATTAGGCGAACTGTCAGACTTCCAAGAGCCGAAGATCAGGATCGTCAGCGAAGATCGCTACGATGCGATAGGGGCGGCGGATTTGGTTTGGGTGGCTTCCGGTACCGCGACGCTGGAAACCGGCTTACTGTTGAAACCGATGATCATTGTCTACCGCATGTCTTGGCTGACCTATTGGCTCGCCCGTTTGTTAGTGCGGGTCGAGGCCATCGGCATGGTCAATCTAATTGCCGGTGAAAAATTGGCCCCCGAGCTGATTCAGGGTGAGCTGACGCCCGCGCGCATCGTCGCCGAAAGCCAAGCCATCTTAAACGATGACGCAAAACGCGCTTCGATCATCGAGCGCTTGAAAAAGCTGCGGGAAAGACTCGGTGCGCCGGGCGCTTCGGAGCGAGTGGCAGACATCGCCGTGGCGATGATGGCCTAA
- a CDS encoding NAD-dependent epimerase/dehydratase family protein has translation MKSLITGAAGFVGSHLAEKLIELGHQVVGYDKFLDNYPRRYKEANLASLRERPQFVFHEQDLLTADLKQALRGVDYLFHLAGQPGVRSSWGSEFGRYTENNIQATQLLLEAAKDAKLRKFVYASTSSVYGDTKDLPMREDGQTRPVSPYGVTKLAAEHLCHLYSKAYGVPTVALRFFTVYGPRQRSDMFFHIFLRGLLRGEEIPLFDDGEQTRDFTFCLDILDGVIGAALYPGVGEVFNLGGGSETSLLKAIALAESIAGRKANLKRHDRQRGDVRHTSASIEAARRKLGYAPKVDLHEGLTRQWEWVQTLGYE, from the coding sequence GTGAAGTCTCTCATCACCGGTGCTGCGGGCTTTGTCGGCTCCCATTTGGCTGAGAAGCTCATTGAGCTGGGTCACCAAGTGGTCGGCTACGACAAGTTTCTCGACAACTATCCACGGCGCTACAAAGAAGCGAATCTGGCCTCTTTGCGCGAGCGGCCACAGTTCGTTTTCCACGAGCAGGATCTCCTCACAGCAGATTTGAAGCAGGCGCTGCGGGGCGTCGATTACTTGTTTCACCTCGCTGGCCAGCCCGGGGTGCGCTCGAGTTGGGGTAGCGAGTTTGGCCGTTACACCGAAAACAATATTCAAGCCACGCAGCTCCTATTGGAAGCGGCCAAGGACGCCAAGCTGCGCAAGTTCGTATACGCGTCGACCTCCTCGGTGTACGGCGATACCAAGGATTTGCCCATGCGCGAGGACGGCCAGACCCGGCCGGTTTCGCCCTATGGTGTCACCAAGCTTGCGGCCGAGCACCTTTGCCATCTCTATTCTAAGGCCTATGGCGTGCCGACGGTGGCGCTGCGGTTTTTTACGGTTTATGGGCCGCGCCAGCGCTCGGATATGTTCTTTCACATATTTCTGCGCGGTCTATTGCGCGGCGAAGAGATTCCTTTGTTTGACGATGGTGAGCAGACGCGCGATTTCACTTTCTGTTTGGATATCCTCGATGGCGTTATCGGCGCAGCGCTCTATCCCGGCGTCGGTGAGGTTTTCAATTTGGGCGGGGGCAGCGAGACCAGCCTGTTGAAGGCGATCGCGTTGGCCGAATCGATTGCCGGCCGCAAGGCCAATCTCAAGCGTCACGATCGCCAGCGCGGCGATGTGCGCCACACCAGCGCGAGCATCGAGGCGGCGCGCCGCAAGCTCGGTTACGCGCCCAAGGTCGATCTGCACGAAGGCTTGACGCGACAGTGGGAGTGGGTTCAAACTTTAGGCTACGAGTAA
- a CDS encoding Trm112 family protein, giving the protein MAIQKDLLDILACPKCKGDIQLNDKNDGLTCKACKLVYPIKDDIPVMLIDEALAL; this is encoded by the coding sequence ATGGCGATTCAAAAAGATCTGTTGGATATCTTAGCCTGCCCCAAGTGCAAGGGAGATATTCAACTCAACGATAAGAACGACGGCTTGACCTGCAAGGCTTGCAAACTAGTCTACCCGATCAAAGATGACATTCCGGTGATGTTGATCGACGAAGCGCTGGCGCTGTAG
- the lpxK gene encoding tetraacyldisaccharide 4'-kinase, with product MGRYVGENPMTADWLPEVWERKGIRGKLLWLVLLPCSYLYRLGVAMRNGCYALKLFKPKSLDRPVISIGNLTVGGTGKTPSSIWLAQALQQRGFRVAILSRGYKRKHEGVVVVAPLVSGSLYSDDAKEVAAAGDEPFMMARLYGQTVAVAPDRYAAAQHLATEREVDLYILDDGFQHRQLKRDLDIVLLGSDVSGVLLPAGPFREPARAARRADFVVVTGGDARWGATLHKVKNAEPFYGSIHAIALGAIESNRWVEYPLSHLFNSKILAVVGIAHPDSFFRTLHDAGGEISDTIEYEDHHDYSSRDWQDINRAARQVDLIVTTEKDLVKLAKYPFPRGKLMALRVVMQIEEGDRLIDSVVGRLPALPRGSKAA from the coding sequence ATGGGCCGATATGTTGGTGAAAATCCGATGACAGCGGACTGGCTGCCCGAGGTTTGGGAGCGCAAGGGGATTCGCGGCAAGCTCCTTTGGCTGGTGCTTTTGCCTTGCTCGTATCTCTACCGCCTAGGGGTCGCGATGCGCAACGGCTGCTATGCACTGAAGTTGTTTAAACCCAAGAGCCTCGACCGACCGGTCATCAGCATTGGCAATCTCACCGTCGGTGGCACCGGGAAAACCCCCAGCAGTATCTGGCTCGCCCAGGCGTTGCAGCAGCGGGGCTTCAGAGTTGCCATCTTAAGCCGTGGCTACAAACGCAAACACGAGGGCGTGGTTGTGGTTGCGCCGCTGGTCAGTGGCAGTCTTTATTCCGACGACGCCAAAGAGGTTGCCGCCGCCGGCGACGAGCCGTTCATGATGGCTCGGCTTTACGGCCAAACGGTGGCGGTGGCGCCGGACCGCTATGCGGCCGCGCAGCACTTGGCCACGGAGCGAGAAGTTGATCTGTACATTCTCGACGATGGCTTTCAACACCGCCAGCTCAAGCGCGATTTAGATATTGTATTGTTGGGTAGTGATGTTTCGGGAGTGCTCTTGCCCGCAGGCCCATTTCGCGAGCCGGCGCGCGCCGCGCGCCGCGCCGATTTTGTGGTCGTCACCGGCGGTGATGCACGCTGGGGCGCCACCCTGCACAAGGTCAAAAATGCGGAACCGTTTTACGGTTCCATTCACGCCATCGCGCTGGGTGCCATCGAATCGAACCGCTGGGTGGAGTACCCCTTGAGTCATCTATTCAACAGCAAAATTCTCGCCGTGGTCGGTATCGCTCATCCCGATAGTTTCTTTCGCACGCTCCATGATGCCGGCGGCGAAATCTCGGATACGATCGAATATGAAGATCACCACGATTACTCCTCGCGCGACTGGCAGGATATCAATCGCGCGGCGCGCCAGGTCGATCTCATCGTGACCACCGAGAAAGACCTGGTGAAACTCGCCAAATATCCGTTTCCGCGGGGCAAGCTGATGGCTCTGCGGGTGGTGATGCAGATCGAAGAGGGGGACAGGCTGATCGATTCGGTGGTCGGACGCTTGCCGGCATTGCCGCGCGGCAGCAAAGCAGCGTAA
- a CDS encoding 3-deoxy-D-manno-octulosonic acid transferase has translation MRQRALFALYQLGTTAALGLGLLLAPLLVLAGRRYRAGFAQRLGLYPAQALRAVQPGRPIWVHAASVGEVLSAVPLTRELKRSHPERPILFSTFTEPGQQMAQKASAADSCVFLPLDHAWIVRRAMEKFQPALLILLETEIWPNLLRAASRRGIPIVILSGRMSARSFRRYAKLRSFFSQVLGYVTAFGMQSRDDAERVIALGALESRVFLSGNLKHAVPAQPAQNKDAEESGALYLVVGSSHRGEEALLLDVFKLLKQNFPQIRLVLAPRHPQRFAEVEDLVRQTGLSFDKKSTVNGKNHFDKEIMLLDTIGDLPDFYAMGDVAFVGGSLVDVGGHNLLEPARFGKPVLFGPHINNFRELAAEMKRRGAGIQVENGVELRQALADLLADPAKRREVGARAAELAADDRGVLPASMALAQRYLQ, from the coding sequence ATGCGGCAGCGTGCGCTCTTCGCTCTCTATCAGCTCGGTACCACGGCAGCGCTCGGGCTCGGGTTGCTGCTCGCGCCGCTGCTTGTGCTGGCGGGGCGGCGCTATCGCGCTGGATTCGCGCAGCGGCTTGGGCTTTACCCAGCGCAGGCGCTGCGCGCCGTACAGCCCGGGCGACCGATCTGGGTCCATGCTGCGTCGGTGGGCGAAGTGTTATCGGCGGTGCCCTTGACCCGTGAGCTTAAACGCAGTCATCCAGAGCGGCCGATCCTGTTTTCGACGTTTACCGAACCCGGCCAGCAGATGGCGCAAAAGGCGAGCGCTGCCGACAGCTGCGTGTTCTTGCCGCTCGACCACGCCTGGATCGTGCGCCGAGCCATGGAAAAATTTCAGCCGGCTCTCTTGATCCTCCTCGAAACGGAGATCTGGCCGAATCTGCTACGAGCGGCGAGCCGTCGCGGCATCCCCATCGTTATCTTGAGCGGCCGCATGTCGGCGCGGAGCTTTCGCCGCTACGCGAAGCTGCGCAGTTTTTTTTCGCAAGTGCTCGGTTACGTCACCGCCTTTGGCATGCAGAGCCGCGACGATGCTGAGCGCGTCATCGCTTTAGGGGCGTTGGAAAGCCGAGTTTTTCTTTCAGGCAATCTGAAGCACGCCGTACCGGCACAACCGGCTCAGAATAAAGACGCTGAAGAGTCAGGCGCGCTTTACCTGGTGGTTGGCAGCTCGCATCGCGGTGAAGAGGCTTTGCTGCTGGACGTTTTCAAATTACTCAAGCAGAACTTTCCGCAGATCCGTCTGGTGCTGGCACCGCGCCATCCGCAACGCTTTGCCGAGGTCGAAGATCTCGTGCGTCAGACCGGTTTGTCTTTTGACAAGAAAAGCACCGTCAACGGGAAGAATCACTTCGACAAAGAGATCATGCTGCTCGACACCATTGGCGATTTGCCAGACTTCTACGCCATGGGTGACGTCGCCTTTGTCGGCGGCAGTTTGGTCGACGTCGGCGGCCACAATCTGCTCGAGCCGGCGCGCTTCGGCAAACCCGTGCTATTCGGTCCGCACATAAATAACTTTCGTGAGCTTGCCGCAGAAATGAAGCGGCGCGGCGCTGGCATTCAAGTGGAAAACGGAGTGGAACTGCGCCAAGCGCTGGCTGACTTGTTGGCCGATCCGGCAAAGCGCCGTGAAGTCGGGGCGCGGGCCGCCGAGCTTGCCGCCGATGACCGCGGTGTGCTGCCGGCAAGCATGGCGCTGGCGCAGCGTTACTTGCAATAG
- the lpxA gene encoding acyl-ACP--UDP-N-acetylglucosamine O-acyltransferase — protein MSATACLIHPTAIVDPQAELAEGVEVGAYAIIGAGVRVGKGCKIRAHAVVEGRTTLGEGNEIFQFASVGSKPQDLKFRGEPSELIIGNGNIIREYVSLNPGTSGGGMVTRVGDQNLLMMYCHIAHDCIVGNRNIVANGATLGGHVVLEDSCIVGGLAGIHQFVHVGTGAILGAGSMVSKDVPPFCNATGDRAKLHGLNLEGMRRRGFSKEQIDQVRKAYRIMFQSKLLTKDALAKVRSELPQSSEVLRFIDFIAQSKRGICR, from the coding sequence ATGAGCGCCACCGCGTGCCTCATACACCCAACCGCGATCGTCGATCCACAGGCCGAGCTGGCGGAAGGGGTTGAGGTCGGCGCCTATGCGATCATCGGCGCGGGTGTGCGCGTCGGCAAAGGCTGCAAGATTCGCGCGCATGCGGTGGTCGAAGGCCGCACCACGCTGGGCGAGGGCAACGAGATCTTTCAATTTGCCAGCGTCGGCTCAAAGCCGCAGGACCTGAAGTTCAGAGGCGAGCCGAGCGAGCTGATCATCGGCAATGGAAACATCATTCGCGAGTACGTGTCGCTCAACCCTGGCACCAGCGGCGGCGGCATGGTGACGCGGGTGGGCGATCAGAATCTCTTAATGATGTACTGCCACATCGCCCACGATTGCATTGTCGGCAATCGCAACATCGTCGCCAACGGCGCAACCCTGGGCGGCCATGTGGTGTTGGAAGATTCCTGCATCGTCGGAGGCTTGGCCGGCATTCATCAGTTCGTTCACGTCGGCACCGGCGCCATTCTCGGCGCCGGCTCGATGGTCTCCAAGGATGTGCCGCCTTTCTGCAACGCCACCGGCGACCGGGCGAAACTCCATGGGCTAAATCTCGAAGGCATGCGGCGGCGCGGTTTTAGCAAGGAGCAAATCGACCAGGTGCGCAAAGCCTATCGCATTATGTTTCAATCCAAGCTCTTGACCAAAGACGCTTTGGCGAAAGTCCGCAGCGAATTGCCGCAGAGCTCGGAAGTTTTACGCTTTATCGATTTCATCGCCCAGTCCAAGCGCGGCATCTGTCGCTAG